In a genomic window of Saccharothrix sp. HUAS TT1:
- a CDS encoding family 43 glycosylhydrolase has protein sequence MSLAHRRGRLLPVLAALLAALSLTAAVQHRAEAAPGPSFSNPVVPAPNSADPTLVQHNGQYYYVATTWTSNIVMRRSSTIAGLRSAPEQVVHRASGTTMWAPHLEQINNRWYLYYSVELSGAPRRTHVLESAANDPAGPYTYRGILNLMPNNGWAIDGAVLKLNGALYFHYSAFHADGLQSIYIAPMSSPTSVSAFGTRISAPTLAWERQGQPVNEGSFALQRGGRTFLTYSASYCGTADYKLGMLEYRGGDPLAASSWTKFANPIFQRSDANGVYGPGHHSFFTSPDGTETWIAYHANSSASQGCGTTRTTRVQKVSWNADGTPNLGVPVSTSTVLAGPSGETGGSGARVRIRNQHSGLCLDDYEFVTTPGAEVRQWTCNTEPVQQWYLTAVGSGYYTVANGHSGLCLDNKDFATAPGSVVQQWTCNGLTVQQWRLTTTNGATTLVNRHSGLCLDNYNSGAEPGAEVRQWTCNGQANQQWVLG, from the coding sequence ATGTCGCTCGCACACCGGAGGGGACGGCTCCTGCCGGTCCTCGCCGCCCTCCTCGCCGCCCTGTCCCTGACCGCGGCGGTCCAGCACCGCGCCGAGGCCGCGCCCGGCCCGTCGTTCAGCAACCCGGTCGTGCCCGCGCCCAACAGCGCCGACCCGACGTTGGTGCAGCACAACGGCCAGTACTACTACGTGGCCACGACGTGGACCTCGAACATCGTGATGCGCCGGTCGTCCACCATCGCCGGGCTGCGCAGCGCCCCGGAGCAGGTGGTGCACCGCGCCTCCGGCACCACGATGTGGGCCCCACACCTGGAGCAGATCAACAACCGCTGGTACCTCTACTACTCCGTGGAGCTGTCCGGCGCGCCCCGGCGCACCCACGTGCTGGAGAGCGCCGCGAACGACCCGGCCGGGCCGTACACCTACCGGGGCATCCTGAACCTGATGCCGAACAACGGCTGGGCGATCGACGGCGCGGTGCTCAAGCTCAACGGCGCGCTGTACTTCCACTACTCGGCCTTCCACGCCGACGGGTTGCAGTCGATCTACATCGCGCCCATGAGCAGCCCGACCTCGGTGTCGGCCTTCGGCACCCGGATCTCGGCGCCGACGCTGGCGTGGGAGCGGCAGGGCCAGCCGGTCAACGAGGGCTCGTTCGCCCTGCAGCGCGGCGGCCGCACGTTCCTGACCTACTCGGCCAGTTACTGCGGCACGGCCGACTACAAGCTGGGCATGCTGGAGTACCGGGGCGGCGACCCGCTCGCCGCGTCGTCGTGGACCAAGTTCGCCAACCCGATCTTCCAGCGCAGCGACGCCAACGGCGTCTACGGGCCCGGCCACCACTCGTTCTTCACCTCGCCGGACGGCACGGAGACCTGGATCGCCTACCACGCGAACTCCTCGGCCTCGCAGGGCTGCGGCACGACCAGGACGACCCGGGTGCAGAAGGTCTCCTGGAACGCCGACGGCACCCCGAACCTGGGCGTCCCCGTGTCCACCTCCACCGTCCTGGCCGGGCCTTCGGGGGAGACCGGCGGGTCCGGCGCCCGGGTGCGCATCCGCAACCAGCACAGCGGCCTCTGCCTGGACGACTACGAGTTCGTCACCACGCCGGGCGCGGAAGTGCGGCAGTGGACGTGCAACACCGAGCCCGTGCAGCAGTGGTACCTGACCGCGGTCGGCTCCGGCTACTACACCGTCGCCAACGGCCACAGCGGCCTGTGCCTGGACAACAAGGACTTCGCCACCGCGCCCGGTTCGGTCGTGCAGCAGTGGACCTGCAACGGCCTGACCGTGCAGCAGTGGCGGCTGACCACCACCAACGGCGCCACGACGCTGGTCAACCGGCACAGCGGCCTCTGCCTGGACAACTACAACTCCGGCGCCGAACCGGGCGCCGAGGTCCGGCAGTGGACCTGCAACGGCCAGGCCAACCAGCAGTGGGTCCTCGGCTGA
- a CDS encoding RICIN domain-containing protein — protein MSRLSHRRWRAVLTAAAIGLATTLLPGGVAQAAPVTVDVGVQFADTGGNLVQAHGGGVIKVGSYYYWFGENRHPDNLFRAVSVYRSTDLKTWEFRNNVLTQNSHAELRTSWVERPKVVYNASTGQYVMWMHWENGQHYGEARAAVAYSSTVDGNYTYQGSFRPLGQHMSRDITLYKDDDGTAYMISAARENYDLHIYRLSADYRGVAQLVGNPWPGGHREAPALFKRNGVYFMLTSGATGWSPNQAKYATATSVSGPWSAMQNVGDSTTFRSQPAYVLPIQGSQGTSYLYMGDRWAGAWGGPVGDSSYVWLPITFPSGTSMTLSNADRVVIDTAAGTVGAVASQYNRISVRHSGKCLDVSDVSQADGAAVLQYTCGSGANQQFRLQAAGGDYYQLVARHSGKCVDVSDASTADGAAVVQWSCNSGQNQQWSLVDAGSGYSRLVARHSGKCLDLPSGSTANVQFKQYPCGSGQNQQFQLTRV, from the coding sequence ATGTCCCGCTTGTCCCACCGGCGATGGCGTGCGGTGCTGACCGCCGCGGCCATCGGCCTGGCCACGACCCTGCTGCCCGGCGGCGTCGCGCAGGCCGCGCCCGTCACCGTCGACGTCGGCGTGCAGTTCGCCGACACCGGCGGCAACCTCGTGCAAGCGCACGGCGGCGGCGTGATCAAGGTCGGCTCCTACTACTACTGGTTCGGCGAGAACCGGCACCCGGACAACCTGTTCCGGGCCGTCTCGGTCTACCGGTCGACCGACCTGAAGACCTGGGAGTTCCGCAACAACGTCCTCACCCAGAACAGCCACGCGGAGCTGCGCACCTCGTGGGTGGAACGGCCGAAGGTCGTCTACAACGCGTCCACCGGGCAGTACGTCATGTGGATGCACTGGGAGAACGGCCAGCACTACGGCGAGGCGCGCGCGGCGGTGGCGTATTCGTCCACGGTGGACGGCAACTACACCTACCAGGGCAGCTTCCGGCCGCTCGGGCAGCACATGTCACGCGACATCACGCTGTACAAGGACGACGACGGCACGGCTTACATGATCTCGGCCGCGCGGGAGAACTACGACCTGCACATCTACCGCCTCAGCGCCGACTACCGCGGTGTGGCGCAGCTGGTCGGCAACCCGTGGCCGGGCGGCCACCGCGAGGCGCCCGCGCTGTTCAAGCGCAACGGCGTCTACTTCATGCTCACGTCCGGGGCTACGGGCTGGTCGCCGAACCAGGCGAAGTACGCCACCGCCACCAGCGTGTCCGGCCCGTGGAGCGCCATGCAGAACGTCGGCGACTCCACCACGTTCCGCTCGCAACCGGCTTACGTGCTGCCGATCCAGGGCAGCCAGGGGACGTCCTACCTGTACATGGGCGACCGCTGGGCCGGTGCGTGGGGCGGCCCGGTCGGGGACTCCAGCTACGTCTGGCTGCCGATCACGTTCCCGAGCGGCACCTCGATGACCCTGTCGAACGCCGACCGGGTCGTCATCGACACGGCGGCGGGCACGGTCGGCGCGGTCGCGTCGCAGTACAACCGCATCTCGGTGCGGCACTCCGGCAAGTGCCTCGACGTCTCCGACGTCAGCCAGGCCGACGGCGCGGCGGTGCTGCAGTACACCTGCGGCAGCGGCGCGAACCAGCAGTTCCGCCTGCAGGCGGCCGGTGGCGACTACTACCAGCTGGTCGCCCGGCACTCCGGCAAGTGCGTGGACGTGAGCGACGCGAGCACCGCCGACGGCGCGGCCGTCGTGCAGTGGAGCTGCAACTCCGGGCAGAACCAGCAGTGGTCGCTGGTGGACGCGGGGTCGGGCTACTCGCGGCTGGTCGCCCGGCACTCGGGCAAGTGCCTCGACCTGCCGAGCGGTTCGACGGCCAACGTCCAGTTCAAGCAGTACCCGTGCGGGAGCGGGCAGAACCAGCAGTTCCAGCTCACCCGCGTCTGA
- a CDS encoding WhiB family transcriptional regulator, giving the protein MPELSRLPRPVTESWDWQMSGLCRGMDSTYFFHTPNERGAAREQREAMAKAICRRCPVMRECREHALEVHETFGIWGGLGESELRAMLSERARK; this is encoded by the coding sequence ATGCCCGAGCTCTCCCGACTCCCCCGCCCCGTCACCGAGTCCTGGGACTGGCAGATGTCCGGTCTGTGCCGCGGCATGGACAGCACCTACTTCTTCCACACGCCCAACGAGCGCGGCGCCGCTCGTGAGCAGCGCGAGGCGATGGCCAAGGCCATCTGCCGGCGGTGCCCGGTGATGCGGGAGTGCCGGGAGCACGCGCTGGAGGTGCACGAGACATTCGGCATCTGGGGCGGCCTCGGTGAGAGCGAGCTGAGGGCTATGCTCTCCGAACGCGCCAGGAAGTGA
- a CDS encoding MerR family transcriptional regulator, translating into MSWTPRAVAAMLGISPTTLRTWDQRYQLGPSGRTAGGHRRYRADEVEQLRRMVALTARGVAPAQAAEQARQPVPDRPEPVRPALTATAAKAARRGFLTAADRLDEPLMHRLAVDLIAGHGVVAAWQSVLAPCLVELGDRVERRGAGVEVEHLASAGLLHALRAVPYPTGEGGLTALLSCAPDEQHTLALEALGAALSEEDQRWRSLGARVPTTALCDALERLRPAVTVIWAHHTDLAAAVPLEELRRGVDTVVVAAGPGWDGCPLPASVRRPATLAEAVRLVLDQVRV; encoded by the coding sequence ATGAGCTGGACACCCCGCGCGGTCGCGGCGATGCTCGGCATCTCGCCCACCACGCTCCGCACCTGGGACCAGCGCTACCAACTGGGGCCGTCCGGCCGCACGGCGGGCGGTCACCGCCGCTACCGCGCCGACGAGGTCGAGCAGCTGCGGCGGATGGTCGCGCTCACCGCGCGGGGCGTCGCACCCGCGCAGGCCGCCGAGCAGGCCCGCCAACCGGTCCCGGACCGGCCGGAGCCGGTCAGGCCCGCGCTCACCGCGACCGCCGCCAAGGCCGCCCGGCGCGGCTTCCTCACCGCCGCCGACCGGCTGGACGAGCCGCTGATGCACCGGCTGGCGGTGGACCTGATCGCCGGGCACGGCGTCGTGGCGGCGTGGCAGTCGGTGCTCGCGCCGTGCCTGGTCGAGCTGGGCGACCGGGTGGAGCGGCGCGGCGCCGGGGTCGAGGTGGAGCACCTGGCCAGCGCCGGCCTGCTGCACGCGCTGCGGGCCGTGCCGTACCCGACCGGCGAGGGCGGGCTGACCGCGCTGCTGTCGTGCGCGCCGGACGAGCAGCACACGCTGGCGCTGGAAGCCCTGGGCGCCGCGCTGTCCGAAGAGGACCAGCGGTGGCGCAGCCTGGGCGCGCGCGTGCCGACGACGGCGTTGTGCGACGCGCTGGAACGCCTGCGCCCGGCCGTCACGGTGATCTGGGCGCACCACACCGACCTGGCCGCCGCCGTGCCGCTCGAAGAGCTGCGCCGCGGCGTCGACACGGTCGTGGTGGCCGCCGGCCCCGGCTGGGACGGCTGCCCGCTGCCCGCGTCCGTGCGGCGGCCGGCCACCCTGGCCGAGGCGGTGCGCCTGGTGCTCGACCAGGTCCGGGTCTGA
- a CDS encoding APC family permease: MATSLNRAVSTPLLYFFILGDILGAGVYVLVGSVAGESGGAVWLPLLTALGLAALTAGSYAELATKYPRAGGSAHYATKAFGPAAGSLVGFCMLAAGVVSVGALARAFAGDYLRALVSLPTVAVVVVFLAALAVLNIRGIKESLGANVVATLVEVGGLVLIIGLGAWVILRGDADLSRLGEIGAGGHGVIGATLAGTVLAYYSFVGFETSVNLAEEVEEPRRSYPRALFGALATAGVVYLLIGVVAGATVPTDRLAASSGPLLEVVRLAGSVPDWLFGLIALVAVANGALLTGIMSSRLAYGMARDGLLPSPLARVLPGRRTPWVAVLATSAVSLALALTGEVAALAETLVLLLLVVFVAVNAAVLVLRRDEGEPDHFRVPAVIPWLGLASCALLFTRIDGSVWLRGLVLIGLGVLLAAVNLVRARRRAADRSPDASPIG, from the coding sequence ATGGCCACCTCGCTGAACCGGGCTGTCAGCACGCCCCTGCTCTACTTCTTCATCCTGGGTGACATCCTCGGCGCGGGCGTGTACGTGCTGGTCGGCTCGGTCGCGGGGGAGTCCGGCGGCGCGGTGTGGCTGCCGCTGCTGACCGCGCTGGGCCTGGCCGCGCTGACCGCCGGCTCGTACGCCGAGCTGGCCACCAAGTACCCCCGGGCGGGCGGTTCGGCGCACTACGCCACCAAGGCGTTCGGCCCGGCGGCCGGCTCGCTGGTCGGGTTCTGCATGCTCGCCGCCGGCGTGGTGTCGGTGGGCGCGCTGGCCAGGGCGTTCGCCGGGGACTACCTGCGGGCGCTGGTGTCGCTGCCGACGGTGGCCGTCGTGGTGGTGTTCCTGGCCGCGCTGGCGGTGCTCAACATCCGCGGGATCAAGGAGTCGCTGGGCGCGAACGTCGTGGCGACGCTCGTCGAGGTCGGCGGGCTGGTGCTGATCATCGGCCTGGGCGCGTGGGTGATCCTGCGCGGTGACGCCGACCTGTCCCGGCTGGGCGAGATCGGCGCCGGCGGGCACGGCGTCATCGGGGCGACGCTGGCCGGCACGGTGCTGGCGTACTACTCGTTCGTCGGGTTCGAGACGTCGGTGAACCTCGCCGAGGAGGTCGAGGAACCGCGCCGGTCCTACCCGCGCGCGCTGTTCGGCGCCCTCGCCACGGCCGGTGTCGTGTACCTGCTGATCGGCGTCGTCGCCGGCGCCACCGTGCCGACCGACCGGCTGGCCGCGTCCAGCGGGCCGCTGCTGGAGGTCGTGCGGCTGGCGGGCAGCGTGCCGGACTGGCTGTTCGGCCTGATCGCGCTGGTCGCCGTGGCCAACGGCGCGCTGCTGACCGGGATCATGTCGTCCCGCCTGGCCTACGGCATGGCCCGCGACGGCCTGCTGCCGTCACCCCTGGCCCGCGTGCTGCCGGGCAGGCGGACCCCGTGGGTGGCGGTCCTGGCCACCTCGGCGGTGTCGCTGGCGCTGGCGCTGACCGGCGAGGTCGCGGCCCTGGCCGAAACCCTGGTCCTCCTGCTGCTGGTGGTCTTCGTGGCCGTCAACGCCGCCGTCCTCGTCCTGCGCCGCGACGAGGGCGAACCCGACCACTTCCGGGTGCCCGCCGTGATCCCGTGGCTGGGGCTCGCCTCGTGCGCGCTGCTGTTCACCCGGATCGACGGCTCGGTCTGGCTGCGCGGCCTGGTCCTGATCGGCCTGGGCGTCCTGCTCGCCGCCGTCAACCTGGTCCGCGCCCGCCGCCGGGCGGCCGACCGGAGTCCGGACGCCTCGCCGATCGGCTGA
- a CDS encoding carboxymuconolactone decarboxylase family protein gives MSATTTTARDTTRSRLPDPTALVPELAEVGATLFKAVGNGSVPRTTIGLVQLRAGQLVGNTYLTVLHTGNLRAAGESEERVTAVASWRDAPCYTEAERVALALVEAVLTPNAHGERVPDELYASTSRHYDDKALTTLALVIGQVNFFIPLALIGRPLPGMSPATQWRK, from the coding sequence ATGAGCGCCACCACGACGACCGCGCGGGACACCACCCGGTCGCGGCTGCCCGACCCGACCGCCCTCGTCCCCGAGCTGGCCGAGGTCGGCGCGACCCTGTTCAAGGCGGTCGGGAACGGGTCGGTCCCGCGGACCACGATCGGCCTGGTGCAGCTGCGCGCCGGGCAGCTCGTCGGCAACACCTACCTGACCGTCCTGCACACCGGCAACCTGCGCGCGGCGGGGGAGTCCGAGGAGCGCGTCACCGCCGTGGCTTCGTGGCGCGACGCGCCCTGCTACACCGAGGCCGAACGCGTCGCGCTGGCACTGGTGGAAGCCGTCCTCACGCCGAACGCGCACGGCGAACGCGTCCCGGACGAGCTGTACGCCTCGACGTCCCGGCACTACGACGACAAGGCGCTGACCACGCTCGCCCTGGTGATCGGGCAGGTGAACTTCTTCATCCCGCTCGCCCTGATCGGCAGGCCGCTCCCGGGCATGTCGCCCGCGACCCAGTGGCGGAAGTGA
- a CDS encoding molybdopterin oxidoreductase family protein, with translation MTKRDRIGEPWGGRTPYGRGAEWPVRVDTHLAAGVGEEQVERWVQSASLLHSNGDAMDIAVRGGEVVGVRGRAVDRVNRGRLGPKDLFGWQANASPDRLTTPLVREGGALVPTDWDTAMDRVVRRSRELLDEQGPSALGFYTTGQLFLEEYYTLGVIAHGAIGTSHVDGNTRLCTATAAQALKESFGCDGQPGSYSDIDHADVIALYGHNMAETQTVLWARVLDRLAGPEPPELICVDPRRTEVARLATVHLAPRPGTNVPLMNALLHEIIRTGRVDHDYVEAHTVGYRELARQVEDYPPERAAELCGVPAESIREAARVLGGAERLLSTVLQGFYQSHQATAAAVQVNNVHLLRGMLGKPGAGVLQMNGQPTAQNTRECGADGDLAGFRNWANDSHVADLARIWNIEQSKIPHYSPPTHLMQMVRYAEQGTIRMLWVSGTNPAVSLPELSRIRAVLAQQRLFLVVQDLFLTETAELADVVLPAATWGEKTGTFTNADRTVHLSDKAVDPPGQARPDLDIFLDYARRMDFRDRDGQPLPQWHDAESAFEAWQRCSAGRPCDYTGLSYAKLRGGSGIQWPCDEEHPDGTERLYVDGAFFSAPDYCEDYGKDLVTGAPVEPTEYRAMNPSGKAVIKAAEYLPPHEAPDEEHPFALITGRTLFHFHTRTKTARAPQLDAAAPQVWVELSAADAREHGIAEGDVVEVTSPRGAIRAQARISHLRERVLFVPFHYGYWDLAEDGGRSGEAGDRAANELTVTDWDPASKQPLFKTSAARLTRVGPAPTPAPAPTNTASRPVSPDVPGTRGGADAVAEERLAQERPAEEPSAEGRPDTTGGPR, from the coding sequence GTGACCAAGCGGGATCGGATCGGGGAGCCCTGGGGTGGGCGCACGCCGTACGGGCGCGGGGCGGAGTGGCCGGTGCGGGTCGACACCCACCTCGCCGCCGGGGTCGGGGAGGAGCAGGTGGAGCGGTGGGTGCAGTCGGCGTCGCTGCTGCACTCCAACGGTGACGCGATGGACATCGCGGTGCGCGGCGGGGAGGTCGTCGGGGTTCGCGGGCGGGCGGTGGACCGGGTCAACCGGGGGCGGCTCGGGCCGAAGGACCTGTTCGGCTGGCAGGCGAACGCATCGCCCGATCGGCTGACGACGCCGTTGGTCCGGGAGGGCGGCGCGCTGGTGCCGACCGACTGGGACACCGCGATGGACCGGGTCGTGCGGCGCTCCCGCGAGCTGCTGGACGAGCAGGGGCCGAGCGCCCTGGGCTTCTACACCACCGGGCAGCTGTTCCTGGAGGAGTACTACACGCTGGGCGTGATCGCGCACGGGGCGATCGGGACCAGCCACGTCGACGGCAACACCCGGCTCTGCACGGCGACCGCCGCGCAGGCGCTCAAGGAGTCCTTCGGCTGCGACGGCCAGCCCGGCTCCTACAGCGACATCGACCACGCCGACGTCATCGCCCTGTACGGGCACAACATGGCCGAGACGCAGACCGTGCTGTGGGCCCGCGTGCTGGACCGGCTGGCCGGACCGGAGCCGCCGGAGCTGATCTGCGTCGACCCGCGCCGGACCGAGGTCGCCCGGCTGGCGACCGTGCACCTGGCGCCCCGGCCGGGCACGAACGTGCCCCTGATGAACGCGCTGCTGCACGAGATCATCCGCACCGGCCGGGTCGACCACGACTACGTCGAAGCCCACACCGTCGGTTACCGGGAACTCGCCCGACAGGTGGAGGATTACCCACCCGAACGGGCAGCCGAGCTCTGCGGCGTCCCCGCCGAGAGCATCCGCGAAGCGGCGCGCGTCCTCGGCGGCGCGGAGCGGCTGCTGTCCACCGTCCTCCAGGGCTTCTACCAGTCCCACCAGGCCACCGCGGCGGCCGTGCAGGTCAACAACGTGCACCTGCTGCGCGGCATGCTGGGCAAGCCGGGCGCGGGCGTCCTGCAGATGAACGGCCAGCCCACCGCGCAGAACACCCGGGAGTGCGGCGCGGACGGCGACCTGGCCGGTTTCCGCAACTGGGCCAACGACTCGCACGTCGCCGACCTGGCCCGGATCTGGAACATCGAGCAGTCGAAGATCCCGCACTACTCGCCGCCGACGCACCTGATGCAGATGGTGCGCTACGCCGAGCAGGGCACGATCCGGATGCTGTGGGTCAGCGGCACCAACCCGGCGGTCTCGCTGCCCGAGCTGAGCCGGATCCGGGCGGTCCTGGCGCAGCAGCGGCTGTTCCTCGTGGTGCAGGACCTGTTCCTGACCGAGACCGCCGAGCTGGCCGACGTGGTGCTGCCCGCCGCGACCTGGGGTGAGAAGACCGGCACGTTCACCAACGCCGACCGCACCGTGCACCTGTCCGACAAGGCCGTCGACCCGCCGGGGCAGGCGCGGCCCGACCTGGACATCTTCCTCGACTACGCCCGGCGGATGGACTTCCGGGACAGGGACGGGCAGCCGCTGCCGCAGTGGCACGACGCGGAGTCGGCGTTCGAGGCGTGGCAGCGGTGCAGCGCCGGCCGGCCGTGCGACTACACCGGCCTGAGCTACGCCAAGCTGCGCGGCGGCAGCGGCATCCAGTGGCCGTGCGACGAGGAGCACCCCGACGGCACCGAGCGCCTGTACGTCGACGGCGCGTTCTTCAGCGCGCCGGACTACTGCGAGGACTACGGCAAGGACCTGGTCACCGGCGCGCCCGTGGAGCCGACCGAGTACCGGGCGATGAACCCCTCGGGCAAGGCGGTGATCAAGGCCGCCGAGTACCTGCCGCCCCACGAGGCGCCGGACGAGGAGCACCCGTTCGCGCTCATCACCGGGCGCACCCTGTTCCACTTCCACACCCGCACCAAGACCGCCCGGGCGCCGCAGCTCGACGCCGCCGCGCCGCAGGTGTGGGTGGAGCTGTCGGCCGCCGACGCGCGGGAGCACGGCATCGCCGAGGGCGACGTCGTGGAGGTCACCTCGCCGCGCGGCGCGATCCGGGCGCAGGCGCGGATCAGCCACCTCCGCGAGCGGGTCCTGTTCGTGCCGTTCCACTACGGCTACTGGGACCTCGCCGAGGACGGCGGGAGGTCCGGCGAGGCGGGCGACCGCGCCGCGAACGAGCTCACCGTCACCGACTGGGACCCCGCGTCGAAGCAACCGCTGTTCAAGACCTCCGCGGCCCGCCTGACCAGGGTGGGGCCCGCCCCGACGCCCGCGCCCGCACCCACCAACACCGCCTCGCGCCCCGTCTCACCGGACGTCCCGGGCACCCGCGGCGGCGCGGACGCCGTGGCGGAGGAACGCCTGGCGCAAGAACGCCCGGCAGAGGAACCCTCGGCTGAGGGACGTCCGGACACCACCGGAGGCCCGCGGTGA